From the Candidozyma auris chromosome 2, complete sequence genome, the window TAAATCATACCCAAAGCGCTCTAAATCGGCAGAAGGATCTGAAATCATCATGTCCTTGTCCTGTGTTACCAGTTCATCACGATTATCTGCACCCTTTGTTGTGGGTGTTATCGGTGCCTTAAAATCGATTGCGTCTTGAGAATTCCCCGCCAATGCCATGTCATGCTTGAGTGATAAAACTTGAAGCCAAATTTTATCGATTTCGGAGTTCGTTGAGCTTTTCAGTGGTACAGTCGAGGAGTCGGTTGCTAAATTCGACTGCAAAGTCTCCGATGTGTAAGGCTTAGATCTATACAAATCTTTATCCATATTTGTAGTAAAGCCATAAGTACAGAATTCTGTTTTCGAGAATTTTGACAATGTGCTTTCACAAATGGTTACCAACACCTTGACTTGGTCATAGGTGTATCGGATCGAATATAGTTGGGAAGCTTTGAGGTAGTTGTCCTCATAAAATTGAGTCAACGTGATTGTCTTCAATAAATACGTTTGCCCTCTAGTGATTCTCCAGGCATAGTAGTATCTATTGCTCAACTTGCTTATAGCCGATATGGTGAATTCAGCTGCTCTTGTCACCGCTGATGAGAGTTGGCAGAGAAGCTGAAAATAGTTAAAGTATGCGTTATCAGTACGCCACAATCTCTCATGATCCGGAGACTTTTTGAGGTGAAAAATTAAATAGTTCACTCTCACGATTACCGAAAGATTGATCTGATTAGATTTGTGAATTGCCATTTCAAGAGTAGGGTTGATTATCATATCACTTATCACTTCACTTTTTCCAAGAAGTGTAACGTAATGTGGCATAATATCCCCAATGCTAGTGAGAAGACTTTTCCTAAGATAAAAATAGGAGATACCGACATCCTTTGACTCATAGAATAGATAAATGTGGAAGTAGACGGAGATCAAAAATGTCTTGAGTGAAAGATAGattttcaccttcataTTCCTGGTCGCTACCGCCTGGTCATCCACACCAGAACGGACGATACAGTCACTTAGCGTACCAAGGTTGTTGTAaagatcaacttcaaaaTCTGACAAATCTTCACATAGGGTTGGCAAGTTTGTGCCCTGCCTGATGTCTAGCGCATAAGAGAGGATTTTTCTTaattttggtgaaggtaAACAACTTTTTAGTCGGATGGTAGTGGCTCTATCCTTTGAGATATCTCGTATGTTTTCACTGCCTGGTTCACATACGGGATCCACGATATCAAAGTATCTTTCGTCTGTTGATGGTGGGTTGCCAAAAGAATAACTTAAATGAAGATCTGAAGCCACAAGATACCACCAGATCTTTCTTGTTATGTGTCTCATCTTGGAATCTGAAATTTTCATCAGGCTCTCGATTCATGCCCAATGAATAGGCGGTTTGTATAAGCACAGAGTTTAGAACCTGAGAGTCCCCACCGTCAGCTCCATCGCCGTCTTCTGGAGCATAAGTGTGATAAAGACGTAAAAACAAAgcaagttgaagaacaGTAAAATTACTTCGTCTCAATATttgaaattgatcaaggcaTAAGCTTGCAACATCGATGATGTTGATATTTATTGGGTTGTTCATCAAGTATTGTATGACCTTGTCCTCATCATTCGGATTGGGGTTATTGAGAATCGCTTCATTGAGGGCACTGTTGTTCGAGAACAACGAGAGGTACGCAAGACGAACAATTATAAGCAAAATGCCGACAGTAGCAAAGTCTAGCTTCTTTGCAATCCTGATTTTATCAATTGGAACGTCATCGTAAGACTCAGGTCCTATAATGCTTTCGACATCTTTTCGAAAATAATCTTCATCAATAAAGGGCATGTATGTATATACTGAATGGAAGAATCGTGTGATTAATTTCCACAATaccctcttcttcggtaGTACAACCTCAATTTTCTCGATGATTTGAAGCTCTCTATAGATTTGTCCATCAAATACAGTGAGACCCAAGGACAAAGTATGCTTATTCAAAAGCACCTTTTGCATACTCGTTTTCTGCCTCGCTCTTATGACCTTCTCGTAAGGAATCATGTCATCTACACCATCTGTCTGAAGAGCACGCCTTTCAAATTGCTTTTCCAGATGttcatcttctctgcctttGGATAAAATAGTAGCTGTACTCTCATCATTCATTTCATCAGAGGTTTGCGCAAACATGAGTGCCACAGAACGACTTAAAAATTGTCCCTTGGTTGagaatttttcttttttggagacaACGTAATCCCACATAAGCCTCAAACCATAATccctcttcatcaatgatgacCATGCAAAGGGGCCAAAATTGAGTCTTCTTAAATGATCTTTGTAGTGAACAGAAGAATATCCATGGTAAAAATTTATTGTGTCCTTTA encodes:
- a CDS encoding fungal specific transcription factor domain-containing protein — translated: MKGFLELRLPMTKSNLSRGNKFQDDDLINKRRKRDDSAKQMFAANNTLSENKAYLKHLKDRIHNLESAFLNGKSKSLSQSSPSINASHASQNSPGYSVSTLPSITSHSNNASNCGITPTQQQSYASGSITNSFPIPSIVQSSSEQNRPQPSSLPPFNHQATNNHARRIHSSLFERNSLPEIRHPDLDIRHDYRPIFEGDRTAHGEGLSVSHPFSGSPSRKSPLDNCQSSHAPYFIGVNPHAHIKDTINFYHGYSSVHYKDHLRRLNFGPFAWSSLMKRDYGLRLMWDYVVSKKEKFSTKGQFLSRSVALMFAQTSDEMNDESTATILSKGREDEHSEKQFERRALQTDGVDDMIPYEKVIRARQKTSMQKVLLNKHTLSLGLTVFDGQIYRELQIIEKIEVVLPKKRVLWKLITRFFHSVYTYMPFIDEDYFRKDVESIIGPESYDDVPIDKIRIAKKLDFATVGILLIIVRLAYLSLFSNNSALNEAILNNPNPNDEDKVIQYLMNNPININIIDVASLCLDQFQILRRSNFTVLQLALFLRLYHTYAPEDGDGADGGDSQVLNSVLIQTAYSLGMNREPDENFRFQDETHNKKDSVVSCGFRSSFKLFFWQPTINRRKIL